Proteins from a genomic interval of Mycolicibacterium grossiae:
- the hrcA gene encoding heat-inducible transcriptional repressor HrcA yields MGSADDRRFEVLRAIVADFVTTQEPIGSKALVERHNLGVSSATVRNDMAVLEAEGYIAQPHTSSGRVPTEKGYREFVDRLDDVKPLSTSERRAILTFLENGVDLDDVLRRAVRLLAQLTRQVAIVQYPTLTTSTVRHLEVVALTPARLLLVVITDTGRVDQRIVELGDALDEHQLAQLRERLGQALEGKPLSAASVAVADLASHLDGHGGLGDAVGRAATVLVETLVEHTEERLLLGGTANLTRNTADFGGSLRSVLEALEEQVVVLRLLAAQQEAGKVTVRIGHETEAEQMAGTSVISTAYGSLGKIYGGMGVVGPTRMDYPGTIANVAAVALYIGEVLGTR; encoded by the coding sequence ATGGGTAGTGCCGATGATCGGCGGTTCGAGGTGCTGCGCGCCATCGTGGCCGATTTCGTGACCACGCAGGAGCCGATCGGCTCCAAGGCGCTCGTCGAGCGGCACAACCTCGGGGTCTCCAGCGCGACCGTCCGCAACGACATGGCCGTGCTGGAGGCCGAGGGCTACATCGCGCAGCCGCACACCAGTTCCGGACGGGTGCCCACGGAGAAGGGCTACCGCGAGTTCGTCGACCGGCTCGACGACGTCAAGCCGTTGTCGACCAGCGAGCGCCGGGCGATCCTGACGTTCCTGGAGAACGGCGTCGACCTCGACGACGTGCTGCGCCGCGCGGTGCGGCTGCTGGCGCAGCTCACCCGGCAGGTCGCGATCGTGCAGTACCCGACGCTCACCACCTCGACGGTCCGCCACCTCGAAGTCGTGGCGCTGACGCCCGCGCGGCTGCTGTTGGTGGTGATCACCGACACCGGGCGCGTCGATCAGCGCATCGTCGAACTCGGCGACGCCCTCGACGAGCACCAGCTCGCGCAGCTGCGCGAGCGGCTGGGGCAGGCGCTGGAGGGCAAGCCGCTGTCGGCGGCGTCGGTGGCGGTCGCCGACCTGGCGTCGCACCTCGACGGCCACGGCGGGCTGGGGGACGCGGTGGGCCGCGCCGCCACGGTCCTGGTGGAGACGCTCGTCGAACACACCGAGGAGCGGTTGCTGCTGGGTGGGACGGCGAACCTGACGCGCAACACCGCCGACTTCGGCGGCTCGCTGCGGTCGGTGCTCGAGGCGCTCGAGGAGCAGGTCGTGGTCCTCCGACTGCTGGCCGCCCAGCAGGAGGCCGGTAAGGTCACGGTGAGGATCGGGCACGAGACCGAGGCCGAGCAGATGGCGGGAACGTCGGTGATCAGCACGGCCTACGGCTCGCTCGGCAAGATCTACGGCGGCATGGGTGTGGTGGGGCCCACGCGCATGGACTACCCGGGAACCATCGCCAACGTTGCGGCGGTTGCTCTGTACATAGGCGAAGTTCTGGGCACCCGTTAG
- a CDS encoding DUF998 domain-containing protein yields MARRVAAVCWLVSAAWYVVAEAVAAAGMPGYSYATDVISTLGQPAWSPRAGWLNGALLVQAVAFSLGAWLVAGLARTRSAVLLRVCAVGNGIGNVLVATVPTGTGSPWHVVGAGIAIVGGNLTAIAAAFAWSRGRPSCAALAAGVTGLVGLAILLAGVPPSGAWERVSVYAIYAWQVGMGVALLVRPRQR; encoded by the coding sequence ATGGCCCGACGCGTTGCCGCCGTCTGCTGGCTGGTGTCCGCGGCGTGGTACGTCGTGGCCGAGGCGGTCGCCGCGGCGGGCATGCCCGGGTACTCCTACGCGACCGACGTCATCAGCACGCTCGGCCAACCGGCCTGGTCCCCGCGCGCGGGGTGGCTGAACGGCGCGCTGCTGGTACAGGCGGTGGCCTTTTCGCTCGGGGCGTGGCTGGTGGCCGGCCTGGCGCGCACCCGCAGCGCGGTGCTGCTGCGGGTCTGCGCCGTGGGCAACGGGATCGGCAACGTCCTGGTGGCGACGGTGCCCACCGGTACCGGCTCGCCGTGGCACGTGGTGGGGGCCGGGATCGCCATCGTCGGCGGCAACCTCACCGCGATCGCGGCGGCGTTCGCCTGGTCGCGGGGTCGACCGTCGTGTGCCGCGCTCGCCGCGGGCGTCACGGGTCTCGTGGGGTTGGCGATCCTGCTGGCGGGCGTGCCGCCGAGCGGCGCGTGGGAACGGGTCAGCGTCTACGCGATCTACGCCTGGCAGGTCGGCATGGGCGTCGCGCTGCTGGTTCGCCCGCGTCAGAGGTGA
- a CDS encoding type II toxin-antitoxin system VapB family antitoxin: protein MIFKGVRDGKPYPEHGLTHRQWAQIPPRQIRLDELITTTTVLALDRLLSEDSTFYGDLFPHAVRWQGAVYLEDGLHRAVRAALRNRTVLHARVYDTAVPFEQQTGPTHL, encoded by the coding sequence ATGATCTTCAAGGGTGTCCGCGACGGCAAGCCGTATCCCGAGCACGGCCTGACCCACCGGCAGTGGGCGCAGATCCCGCCGCGTCAGATCCGCCTCGACGAACTGATCACCACCACCACGGTGCTGGCGCTGGACCGGCTGCTCAGCGAGGACTCCACCTTCTACGGCGACCTGTTCCCGCACGCCGTGCGCTGGCAGGGCGCGGTCTACCTCGAGGACGGCCTGCACCGCGCCGTGCGCGCCGCGCTGCGCAACCGCACGGTGCTGCACGCCCGGGTGTACGACACCGCCGTGCCGTTCGAGCAGCAGACCGGCCCGACTCACCTCTGA
- a CDS encoding MbtH family protein: MSTNPFDDEDGTFYVLVNDEEQHSLWPTFAEVPAGWRIVFGESTRADCLAYVEEHWTDLRPRSLREAMAD, translated from the coding sequence ATGAGCACCAATCCGTTCGATGACGAGGACGGCACCTTCTACGTCCTGGTGAACGACGAGGAGCAGCACAGCCTGTGGCCGACGTTCGCCGAGGTGCCGGCCGGCTGGCGCATCGTGTTCGGCGAGAGCACGCGCGCCGACTGCCTGGCCTACGTCGAGGAGCACTGGACCGACCTGCGGCCGAGGAGCCTGCGCGAGGCGATGGCCGACTGA